A genomic segment from Spinacia oleracea cultivar Varoflay chromosome 3, BTI_SOV_V1, whole genome shotgun sequence encodes:
- the LOC110776146 gene encoding probable mannitol dehydrogenase translates to MAGAQEDVHPQKAFGWAARDSSGVLSPFNFSRRATGELDVTFKVLYVGICHSDLHFIKNEWGGSDFIDASYPAVPGHEVVGVVTEVGKKVKKLKVGDKVGVGCMVGSCRSCDNCDKNLENYCPKMLLTYGSTYYDSTPTYGGYSDIMVVDEHFVVRIPETMALDATAPLLCAGITVYSPLRYYELDKPGIHVGAVGLGGLGHMAVKFAKAFGAKVTVISTSPNKKDEAVNRLGADFFLVSRDPEQMQAATGTMEGIIDTVSAPHPLLPLISLLKTGGKLITIGVPDKPLELPVFPLIMGRKMVAGSGIGGMKETQEMIDFAAKHDIKSEIEVIPMDYVNTAMERLHKADVRYRFVIDIGNTLKAA, encoded by the exons ATGGCAGGAGCACAGGAAGATGTACACCCGCAGAAGGCATTTGGATGGGCTGCTAGAGACTCTTCTGGAGTCCTCTCCCCTTTCAACTTCTCTAGAAG GGCAACAGGAGAGTTGGATGTGACTTTCAAAGTGTTGTATGTTGGAATTTGTCACTCAGATCTTCACTTTATTAAGAATGAATGGGGAGGTAGTGATTTCATAGATGCCTCCTACCCTGCTGTCCCCGG GCATGAGGTGGTAGGGGTGGTTACAGAAGTAGGGAAAAAGGTAAAGAAACTGAAAGTAGGGGACAAAGTTGGGGTAGGATGCATGGTAGGATCATGCCGTTCGTGTGATAACTGTGACAAGAATCTTGAGAATTACTGCCCAAAGATGTTGCTAACCTATGGATCAACTTACTATGATAGCACCCCTACATATGGTGGTTACTCTGATATCATGGTTGTTGATGAGCACTTTGTTGTTCGTATTCCTGAAACCATGGCTCTCGATGCTACTGCCCCGCTTCTATGTGCTGGCATCACTGTCTACAGTCCTCTGAGATACTATGAGCTAGATAAACCTGGAATACATGTTGGTGCTGTTGGTCTTGGTGGTCTAGGCCACATGGCTGTCAAATTTGCTAAGGCTTTCGGGGCTAAGGTAACTGTTATTAGTACCTCGCCTAACAAGAAGGATGAAGCTGTTAACCGCCTTGGTGCTGATTTCTTTTTGGTCAGTCGTGACCCTGAACAAATGCAG GCAGCCACAGGGACAATGGAAGGCATAATCGATACAGTTTCGGCACCTCATCCTCTATTACCATTGATCAGTTTGCTGAAAACTGGTGGAAAGCTGATCACGATTGGTGTTCCAGACAAACCACTTGAGTTGCCGGTCTTCCCTTTGATTATGG GGAGAAAGATGGTGGCCGGAAGCGGCATTGGAGGGATGAAAGAGACACAGGAAATGATTGATTTTGCTGCAAAGCATGATATTAAATCGGAAATTGAGGTAATTCCAATGGATTATGTGAACACGGCCATGGAGCGTCTACACAAGGCGGATGTTAGATACCGTTTTGTCATTGACATCGGCAACACTCTCAAAGCCGCATGA